GTTTGGATTAGTTGATACATGTTGGTCATTCCTATGTGTGCGTGTTTAGTTTTACAGCAGCAACGTTAACTTGTCGTTCATTCAGACACAGATTTACCCAAATCAATATCTCGCATAAATCAAAACTGTGTATTCAGATGAACAAATCACACGCAGATTGACAACTCAGATCAATATATTTAGATATTTCGAGTGATGATCAAATCAAACAAACTAAAATGCTCGAGCGCGGGACACTCCCAAGCGCGCTCTCGCCAACTCACTTCCACAGACACAAACTTCACTGAACTCGGGAAAGCCGCAGAACCTGGAATGTGTTGTGTGCATACGTACCATCTGTCGAACCACATCAGAAGACGCCATTTACGCGCACAAAAATGACCGAAATCGCTTCAGTTTCTGATGAAAGTCAAAAAGTTGCCGTGAGTCGCCCCTCGTCCAATAATTTCCAGCTGATAAACCACTGGGAACAGCTGCTCTACCATTTCACCCTTTTGGGAGGGCTTTGTCTCAATTATAGTACGCAAAACGCGATGATTTTACATGTAAACATAAATCAGCGGCCATTTGGGTAAGAAAATTATCATTTAACCTTAATGGAAGCTACAAGTGACGGTCGATATAATTAATTAACACCTATTATTATCGGTGGAGCATTAACTCCCCATAGGGCTAGTAAAGTGGTATGTCCCAAGTCCTGATCCGCCCTCTTCTGCGTACGCGATGGAATGAGAAGCCATCTTGGCTCATCACAGCGCGGCAAGGTCGACGTTCAGGCGCAGCGGTTTTGAGCCACAATGAGCGCCAGTGTACTCCAGTTTCACATTAGTGATTCTGTTCTCCCAACAAGAGTTGCTAGGATGCAAACATCATTGTAGGCGCTACAGCCCCCTGTCTGCACACTGACTCATGTCATTTACAGATTAGTGTTCACTTGCGCTCAGTCAAACGCTTTATCGATGTCAGCGCTTAAAAATGAGACAGACGCACTGATTTGtgtgttcatttatttatttatattaaacattatatAATGGCGACGGAATGCACGCAAGAATCCGTTCTGGACTTTCTATTAGAAAATGGGGGGCGTGTAAAAAACAAAGTCTTAATCGAGCATTTTAAAGTATTTCTGGGTAGCGACAATCCTAAGAAGACGTTGTTTAAAGAGAGATTTAAGCGATTTATTGACAATATCGCGTATGTCAAGCAGGAGGATGGAGAGAAAGTGGTGTGTTTGAAGAAGAAATACAGAGAGACGCGGAGGGGACGCGCGCTGGATGGCGATGAAGACATCAGCAGAGGAATAAACGCGTTACAGTTTAAAGAAAACGTCAGTGTTGATGAagaaatacacggaaaatgccACGTGAGTGAGAAATCTGAGGCGACAAAGACGTCGGATGAGAATATGATCGTCGCTGAATCTGAAACGCCCGACGCGTTGTTGTGCATTTCAGACATCGCATTGATCGAGAAAAACGATTCGCAGGAGAACTTCAATGACCCAGAATCACATGATCCGGAGCTCTCCGATAGACAGTCAACTGGAAAACGGGAATGTGGTGCAGGAGAAGCTCCTCACGCCTCCAAGAGCGTCCCGATCCGACGGAGAACATCGAGAGGATCTCAGCGCAGTTTGCTGGCCTCCGAAGATGGACTTCATGTCGGACAGTGTGATGGGTTGGGCACGGACGCCACCCCGAAAGGCAGCCGTAAGACCTTCATTGAGCTCATGAAGAGCAGTTCTCCACAGGTGAGACGTTCACTGGTACATCTCGAGCAGCACATCTCCACCAGAAACTGCGACTTCATCTCGTCCTCAGTGGATGAGGATTGTGCCTGTGTAACCTTAGACCCTGTTGAGCACGAGTGGATGGTGTGTGCAGCAGATGGTGAATGGGGCACCCTCCAGCGTTTGCTCGGCTCTGAACCCTCGCTCATCCTGAAGAAGGACTTCATCACCGGTTTCACCTGTCTGCATTGGGCGGCCAAGCAGGGCAAACACGAGCTGTTGGCCATGCTGGTGAATTTCGCCAAGCAGCACAACGTTGTCATCAACATGAACGTGCGCTCCAGTGCCGGATACACCCCCCTACACCTGGCCGCCATGCACAACCAGATAGAGGTCATGAAGCTGCTGGTGGGGGCTTATGACGTTGATGTGGACGTGAGGGATTACAGCGGGAAGAAAGCAGCCCAGTACCTCCGAGCCACAGTCACTGGAGACATCAAGGACATCATAGGGGCTTGTGAGAACTCGGATGGGGAGAATGCACCTGGTGCCTGCCGATGGTGGCTTCCTAAAGTCCTACCGTCCAACCTGAACCCGCTGCGCTTATTAAACTCCCTGGATGACACGTCAACGGATGGCCAGCCGAAGGCCCGGGGTCTGTACCGCAGGTCGTCCATCGGTCGTATCAGAATCCAGAGGAACAGATTTAAGACACAAATTGTCCACAGCACTTCGTTTAGAGAGAATGATGAGAGAGAGAA
This genomic interval from Misgurnus anguillicaudatus chromosome 17, ASM2758022v2, whole genome shotgun sequence contains the following:
- the sowahca gene encoding ankyrin repeat domain-containing protein SOWAHC → MATECTQESVLDFLLENGGRVKNKVLIEHFKVFLGSDNPKKTLFKERFKRFIDNIAYVKQEDGEKVVCLKKKYRETRRGRALDGDEDISRGINALQFKENVSVDEEIHGKCHVSEKSEATKTSDENMIVAESETPDALLCISDIALIEKNDSQENFNDPESHDPELSDRQSTGKRECGAGEAPHASKSVPIRRRTSRGSQRSLLASEDGLHVGQCDGLGTDATPKGSRKTFIELMKSSSPQVRRSLVHLEQHISTRNCDFISSSVDEDCACVTLDPVEHEWMVCAADGEWGTLQRLLGSEPSLILKKDFITGFTCLHWAAKQGKHELLAMLVNFAKQHNVVINMNVRSSAGYTPLHLAAMHNQIEVMKLLVGAYDVDVDVRDYSGKKAAQYLRATVTGDIKDIIGACENSDGENAPGACRWWLPKVLPSNLNPLRLLNSLDDTSTDGQPKARGLYRRSSIGRIRIQRNRFKTQIVHSTSFRENDERENSLKSPVKSRPLSNLFG